A stretch of the Synechocystis sp. PCC 7338 genome encodes the following:
- a CDS encoding DUF29 domain-containing protein: protein MQVKTKTSHDTSYNQDYCLWLEQTAIALKNKDFSHLDLENLIEEIEGLGRSEKRSISSYLMRLCEHLLKIKYWQLEREQCFRGWKLEVQNFRLAIEAELEASPSLKPFLQDVFIKQYQNGRKLFLIASDLDKKIIPEKPDFTLEQALDENWLPWQPEQWFKLQEERKIL, encoded by the coding sequence ATGCAGGTAAAGACAAAAACAAGTCATGACACCAGTTATAACCAAGACTATTGCTTGTGGTTAGAGCAAACTGCTATCGCCTTGAAAAACAAGGATTTTAGCCATCTTGATTTAGAAAATTTAATTGAGGAGATCGAAGGTTTGGGGAGGAGTGAAAAACGCTCAATTTCTAGCTATCTAATGCGTCTTTGTGAGCATCTTCTCAAAATAAAATATTGGCAATTGGAACGGGAACAATGTTTTCGGGGCTGGAAATTAGAGGTACAAAATTTTCGTTTAGCTATTGAAGCTGAGTTGGAAGCAAGTCCAAGTCTTAAACCATTTCTGCAGGATGTTTTTATTAAGCAATATCAAAATGGCCGAAAGCTGTTTTTAATTGCCAGTGACCTAGATAAAAAAATAATTCCTGAAAAACCAGATTTTACGTTGGAGCAAGCTTTAGATGAAAATTGGCTTCCCTGGCAACCGGAACAATGGTTTAAGCTTCAGGAAGAAAGAAAAATTCTATAA
- the lpdA gene encoding dihydrolipoyl dehydrogenase, with protein MSQDFDYDLVIIGAGVGGHGAALHAVKCGLKTAIIEAKDMGGTCVNRGCIPSKALLAASGRVREMSDQDHLQQLGIQVNGITFTREAIAAHANDLVSKIQSDLTNSLTRLKVDTIRGWGKVSGPQEVTVIGENETRILKAKEIMLCPGSVPFVPPGIEIDHKTVFTSDEAVKLETLPQWIAIIGSGYIGLEFSDVYTALGCEVTMIEALPDLMPGFDPEIAKIAERVLIKSRDIETYIGVFATKIKAGSPVEIELTDAKTKEVVEILEVDACLVATGRIPATKNLGLETVGAETDRRGFIEVNDQMQVIKDDKPVPHLWAVGDATGKMMLAHAASGQGVVAVENICGRKTEVDYRAIPAAAFTHPEISYVGLTEAQAKELGEKEGFVASTAKTYFKGNSKALAEKETDGIAKVVYRQDTGELLGAHIIGIHASDLIQEAAQAIADRKSVRELAFHVHAHPTLSEVLDEAYKRAV; from the coding sequence ATGAGTCAGGATTTTGATTACGATTTGGTGATTATTGGCGCCGGCGTTGGGGGCCACGGAGCCGCTCTCCACGCCGTTAAATGTGGTCTGAAAACCGCCATCATCGAGGCCAAGGATATGGGGGGCACCTGTGTTAACCGGGGTTGCATTCCTTCCAAGGCTCTCCTGGCCGCCTCCGGTCGAGTGCGGGAAATGTCCGACCAAGACCATCTCCAACAGTTAGGCATCCAGGTCAATGGCATTACCTTCACCAGAGAGGCGATCGCCGCCCATGCCAATGACCTAGTAAGCAAAATCCAATCTGACCTGACCAATAGTCTTACCCGTTTGAAAGTCGATACCATCCGGGGTTGGGGAAAAGTGTCTGGGCCCCAGGAAGTGACGGTAATAGGGGAGAACGAAACCCGCATCCTCAAAGCTAAAGAGATCATGCTGTGCCCCGGTTCAGTGCCCTTTGTCCCCCCAGGCATCGAAATTGACCATAAAACGGTCTTTACCAGTGACGAAGCGGTAAAACTGGAAACCTTGCCCCAGTGGATTGCCATCATTGGCAGTGGTTACATCGGCTTGGAATTTTCCGACGTCTACACGGCCCTGGGTTGTGAAGTAACCATGATTGAAGCCCTGCCGGACTTGATGCCAGGGTTTGATCCGGAAATTGCAAAAATAGCCGAACGGGTGCTGATTAAATCCCGCGACATTGAAACCTATATCGGCGTATTTGCCACCAAAATCAAGGCAGGCTCCCCGGTGGAAATTGAACTCACCGATGCCAAGACTAAAGAGGTAGTTGAAATCCTCGAAGTAGATGCTTGTCTAGTGGCCACTGGCCGCATTCCTGCCACTAAAAATTTAGGCTTGGAAACGGTTGGCGCGGAAACCGATCGCCGGGGCTTCATTGAGGTTAACGATCAGATGCAGGTGATCAAAGATGACAAGCCGGTACCCCATCTCTGGGCGGTGGGGGATGCCACGGGTAAAATGATGTTAGCCCATGCTGCTTCTGGCCAGGGCGTAGTAGCGGTGGAGAATATTTGCGGCCGCAAAACTGAAGTGGACTACCGAGCCATTCCGGCAGCGGCCTTCACCCATCCTGAAATTAGTTATGTGGGTTTAACGGAGGCCCAGGCCAAGGAACTAGGGGAAAAAGAAGGTTTTGTGGCCAGCACCGCCAAAACTTATTTCAAAGGTAACTCCAAAGCCTTGGCTGAAAAGGAAACCGATGGCATTGCCAAAGTGGTTTACCGCCAGGACACCGGGGAATTATTGGGGGCTCACATCATCGGCATCCATGCATCGGACCTGATCCAAGAGGCCGCCCAGGCGATCGCCGACCGCAAATCCGTGCGGGAATTGGCTTTCCATGTCCATGCCCATCCCACCCTGTCGGAAGTATTGGACGAAGCCTATAAACGGGCGGTTTAA
- a CDS encoding CRR6 family NdhI maturation factor → MVTITVTPEQLSGLDLAPVQSWLEQTIDLSLNRIDESALATIEKQVQFDIQFARQEGDPRELSEIPEVRLWFIRLDSVHPWFPLCLDWQAGEFTRYAAMLVPHEFHRVDGIQFNPEALDLFVMGKVFVLADWLKKYQLPAQFRLKSLAQLLGYDLDENFLAQL, encoded by the coding sequence ATGGTCACCATTACCGTTACCCCAGAGCAACTGAGTGGTTTGGATCTGGCCCCGGTGCAATCATGGCTGGAGCAGACCATTGATTTGAGCCTGAATCGCATTGATGAATCTGCCCTGGCCACCATCGAAAAACAGGTGCAGTTTGACATTCAATTTGCCAGGCAAGAAGGCGATCCTAGGGAATTATCGGAGATTCCCGAAGTTCGTCTCTGGTTTATTCGCCTAGATAGTGTTCATCCCTGGTTTCCCCTTTGTTTAGATTGGCAAGCCGGGGAATTTACTAGGTATGCGGCCATGCTGGTGCCCCACGAATTCCATCGGGTGGATGGCATCCAGTTCAATCCTGAAGCCTTGGATCTGTTTGTTATGGGCAAAGTTTTTGTGCTAGCGGACTGGTTAAAAAAATATCAACTACCGGCCCAGTTCCGTCTGAAGTCTTTGGCTCAACTGTTGGGCTACGATTTGGACGAGAATTTTTTAGCCCAGCTCTAG
- a CDS encoding HEAT repeat domain-containing protein: MRKYGAMRNQDDVLLEDSWVDPLDQLDDDVAPPPPDPDEMLALLTSREAPQRMLAARAFCEIADRRAVEPLINLLRDSCPLVRVSAAYALGRNTDQTIVEPLIQSLQTDFNGYVRKGLVWALGNCGDRRALAPLIHALKTDISAVRLWSASSLPNIAKLAYEDVIATIPPLIEGLRRDKMAAVRSNCAWAVGQLCRELPSNVVYATAIDALLEALVEDEDFGVKEDAKSALLRLGDARGLQMIEDLEMDGLI, from the coding sequence GTGCGAAAATATGGAGCTATGCGTAACCAAGATGATGTGCTACTGGAGGACTCCTGGGTTGATCCCCTGGATCAATTGGACGACGACGTAGCCCCCCCACCCCCGGACCCCGATGAAATGTTGGCGCTTCTTACCAGTAGGGAAGCCCCACAGAGGATGCTGGCGGCCCGGGCCTTTTGTGAAATTGCCGATCGCCGCGCAGTGGAGCCGCTGATCAATTTATTGCGGGATAGCTGTCCCCTGGTGCGGGTGAGCGCGGCCTATGCGTTGGGGCGTAATACTGACCAGACCATAGTGGAACCGCTAATTCAAAGTTTGCAAACGGACTTTAATGGCTATGTCCGCAAAGGATTGGTCTGGGCCCTGGGCAATTGTGGCGATCGCCGGGCCCTAGCTCCATTGATCCATGCCCTTAAAACCGACATTTCCGCTGTGCGTCTCTGGAGTGCCAGCAGTTTACCCAACATTGCCAAATTGGCCTACGAAGATGTTATTGCTACCATTCCCCCTTTAATAGAGGGTCTGAGGAGGGACAAGATGGCCGCTGTCCGCAGTAATTGTGCCTGGGCAGTGGGGCAACTGTGCCGGGAATTGCCCTCCAATGTGGTCTATGCCACGGCGATCGATGCTCTCTTGGAAGCCCTAGTGGAAGATGAAGATTTCGGTGTGAAGGAAGATGCCAAATCCGCCCTACTACGACTGGGGGACGCCAGGGGGCTACAGATGATTGAAGACCTGGAAATGGACGGTCTGATCTGA
- a CDS encoding flavin prenyltransferase UbiX has translation MAQPLILGVSGASGLIYAVRAIKHLLAADYTIELVASRASYQVWQAEQNIQMPGEPSAQAEFWRHQAGVETRGKLICHRWGDVGATIASGSYRCAGMVVMPCSMSTVAKLAVGMSSDLLERAADVQIKEGKPLVVVPRETPFSLIHLRNLTSLAEAGVRIVPAIPAWYHRPQSVTDLVDFVVARALDQLAIDCVPLSRWQGGPVSDL, from the coding sequence ATGGCACAACCTTTGATTTTGGGGGTCAGTGGTGCCTCTGGGCTAATTTATGCCGTCAGAGCCATCAAGCATTTACTGGCGGCGGACTACACCATTGAACTGGTAGCTTCCAGGGCCAGCTACCAAGTTTGGCAAGCGGAACAAAATATTCAAATGCCAGGGGAACCCTCCGCCCAGGCAGAATTTTGGCGGCACCAAGCTGGGGTGGAAACCAGAGGAAAACTTATTTGTCACCGTTGGGGGGATGTGGGAGCCACCATTGCCAGTGGTTCCTACCGTTGCGCCGGGATGGTGGTGATGCCCTGTAGCATGAGCACGGTGGCTAAACTAGCGGTGGGTATGAGTTCCGATCTGTTGGAGCGGGCCGCAGATGTGCAAATCAAAGAGGGCAAACCCTTGGTGGTGGTGCCCAGGGAAACGCCATTCAGTTTGATCCATCTCCGCAATCTCACCAGTTTGGCTGAGGCCGGGGTCCGTATTGTGCCCGCTATTCCCGCTTGGTATCATCGCCCCCAATCCGTGACAGATCTGGTGGATTTTGTCGTAGCCAGGGCCTTAGATCAATTGGCGATCGACTGTGTTCCCCTAAGCCGTTGGCAAGGAGGACCGGTGTCCGATCTGTGA
- a CDS encoding universal stress protein yields MFNRILVALDLSPAGQEVLEKGLSLAKAYGASLLLLHVLSAEEEGSPLPIPVNMDEIYPAVGNELTMEVWQQQWQAFEQEGLDTLEKRRQQALNLGIHCQAEQILGSGSPGKIICQRAKEDNSDIIVVGHRGRWGLSEILLGSVSNYVFHHAHCCVFVVPTLD; encoded by the coding sequence TTGTTCAACCGTATTCTCGTTGCCTTGGATCTGTCCCCCGCAGGTCAAGAAGTTTTAGAAAAAGGTTTATCCCTGGCCAAGGCCTATGGGGCTTCCCTGTTATTGCTCCATGTGTTGTCCGCCGAAGAAGAGGGCAGTCCTTTGCCCATCCCGGTCAATATGGATGAAATTTATCCTGCTGTGGGTAATGAGTTGACCATGGAAGTGTGGCAACAGCAATGGCAAGCCTTTGAACAGGAAGGGTTAGACACCCTGGAAAAACGCCGTCAGCAAGCATTGAATTTGGGCATCCACTGCCAAGCGGAACAAATTTTGGGCAGTGGCAGTCCCGGCAAAATTATCTGCCAGCGAGCCAAAGAGGATAACAGTGACATCATTGTGGTGGGGCACCGGGGCCGGTGGGGACTGAGCGAAATTCTCCTCGGTAGTGTGAGTAACTATGTCTTTCACCATGCCCACTGTTGCGTGTTTGTGGTGCCAACCCTGGACTGA
- a CDS encoding EAL domain-containing protein, which yields MSNDSIVRHVLVIEDQKSRRIVSLEENTYDIGRDPGSAIPIYDRQVSRHHATLIRVNDYQNHQYTYRLIDGNLQGKRSTNGIVINGQYCLSHELEHGDVVRFGNKSKASYHIMNLTTESEEQPYGIEPVSVAANPIMGETYVDPLNFAMADHEYGEGAGFDHEAVEVEEDSSFSTAVVYNEELPDVGRRAPGQSHRPPVTLSENSTQLIVELTTAGRVLYANGATKALFPELMAIQTQHPLIQGLSNLSLTREGLQLERDIAIGQQIFHQRVFLGPDRSRLQCYSEDVTEYRTMEQGLNDLHHRLRAYREYTATGFLLVDARTKTVVEANSAFCQLLGYEESEVLDLTLYQLMAAERPVIEELLINLETQDYLSVPELEYRNREGQTVQVKGEVYRQPWEDREVYCFVMRTPRGRQGYSETLANQALYDPISKLPNRVNLQKELSLAIDAAAHHQHLMGVMFIHLEVLNRINQAYGFSFGDEVFMAFHGAIADCMRSGDTVGQWDSSTLVIILAKIKSPQDSIRLAERILERLKNPLTVREREIIFNINIGISAYPNDGNRAEDLLSRANTALQKLCQTGFNRYQFYDPKFSTAALHQARLENLLQQAISKRQLTLQYQPQIHLQSGEITGMEALLRWEHPEVGEIAPEKIIPIAARSNLIFELSDWIFRTACQQNVDWQKDGLPPRAIAINLSVREFYRQDLVMMVGKTLEETGLDPQWLELEITENTLRQQPSKALAILRDLKAFGVRIALDDFGRGQMGIGFITQFPLTTIKIHQGFMAQLRGTPQEMAILQSILVLSQGFQYRLVAEGIETEAQLSLVRQLQCQEVQGFLLSRPLRKREMGQFLQKQLHQS from the coding sequence ATGAGTAACGATTCCATTGTCCGCCACGTTCTGGTCATTGAGGATCAGAAGTCTCGCCGCATCGTTTCCCTGGAAGAAAACACCTACGACATTGGTCGAGACCCCGGCAGTGCCATCCCCATTTACGATCGCCAAGTTTCCCGCCACCACGCCACCCTGATCCGGGTTAACGACTACCAAAATCATCAATACACCTATCGTCTAATTGACGGCAATCTCCAGGGCAAACGCAGTACAAATGGAATAGTGATCAATGGTCAATATTGTCTTTCCCACGAGTTGGAACACGGGGACGTAGTTCGCTTTGGTAACAAATCCAAAGCCAGTTACCACATTATGAATTTGACCACGGAGTCGGAGGAACAACCCTATGGAATCGAACCAGTATCGGTAGCGGCCAACCCGATCATGGGGGAAACCTACGTGGATCCCCTCAACTTTGCCATGGCTGACCACGAGTATGGAGAGGGAGCCGGGTTTGACCATGAAGCAGTGGAAGTAGAGGAAGATTCATCCTTTTCTACTGCAGTGGTCTATAACGAGGAACTGCCAGATGTGGGCCGCCGTGCCCCAGGGCAAAGCCATCGTCCGCCGGTTACCCTCAGCGAAAATAGCACCCAGTTAATTGTTGAGTTGACCACAGCGGGGCGGGTGCTCTACGCCAACGGAGCAACTAAAGCCTTATTTCCAGAGTTGATGGCCATCCAGACCCAACATCCCCTGATCCAGGGGCTCTCCAATTTATCCCTCACCAGGGAGGGCTTGCAGTTGGAGCGGGACATTGCCATCGGCCAACAAATTTTCCATCAGCGGGTTTTCCTCGGCCCTGACCGTAGCCGTTTGCAGTGCTACAGCGAGGACGTAACCGAGTATCGCACAATGGAGCAAGGGTTAAACGACCTCCACCACCGTTTGCGCGCCTATCGGGAATATACGGCCACCGGTTTTCTACTGGTGGATGCCCGCACCAAAACCGTGGTTGAAGCCAACAGTGCTTTTTGTCAATTATTGGGCTACGAAGAATCGGAAGTTCTTGACCTCACCCTTTATCAATTGATGGCCGCGGAACGGCCGGTAATCGAAGAACTATTAATTAACTTGGAAACCCAAGATTACCTGTCGGTACCAGAACTGGAGTACCGCAATCGGGAGGGACAAACGGTGCAGGTGAAGGGGGAAGTGTATCGCCAACCCTGGGAAGATAGGGAAGTGTACTGTTTTGTCATGCGCACTCCCCGGGGTCGCCAGGGCTATTCAGAAACCTTGGCTAACCAGGCGTTGTATGACCCCATTAGCAAACTCCCCAACCGGGTCAACCTGCAGAAGGAGCTATCCCTCGCCATCGATGCAGCGGCCCACCATCAGCATCTCATGGGGGTAATGTTCATCCACCTGGAGGTCCTCAATCGCATTAATCAAGCCTATGGCTTTAGCTTTGGGGATGAGGTGTTTATGGCCTTCCACGGGGCGATCGCCGATTGTATGCGCTCCGGAGATACCGTCGGGCAATGGGATAGCAGCACCTTAGTGATTATTTTGGCCAAGATCAAAAGTCCCCAGGATTCCATTCGTCTAGCGGAAAGAATTTTAGAACGTCTGAAAAACCCTCTAACAGTGCGGGAACGGGAAATTATTTTTAACATCAACATTGGTATTTCCGCCTACCCCAACGATGGTAACCGGGCCGAAGATTTGCTCTCCCGGGCCAACACTGCCCTGCAAAAATTATGCCAGACTGGTTTTAATCGCTACCAGTTCTATGATCCGAAGTTTAGCACCGCAGCCCTCCATCAAGCCCGCCTAGAAAATCTTCTCCAACAGGCGATCTCCAAACGTCAACTTACCCTGCAATACCAACCGCAAATTCATCTCCAAAGTGGGGAAATCACCGGCATGGAAGCCCTACTCCGTTGGGAACATCCCGAAGTGGGGGAGATTGCCCCCGAAAAAATTATTCCCATTGCCGCCCGTAGTAATCTCATTTTTGAACTCAGCGATTGGATTTTTCGCACCGCCTGTCAACAAAACGTAGATTGGCAAAAAGATGGTTTGCCTCCCCGGGCGATCGCCATTAACCTCTCAGTCCGAGAATTTTATCGCCAAGACCTAGTGATGATGGTGGGCAAAACCCTAGAAGAAACAGGCTTGGATCCCCAATGGTTGGAACTAGAAATCACTGAAAATACCCTGCGACAACAACCATCCAAAGCCCTGGCCATTCTCCGAGACCTCAAAGCCTTTGGCGTAAGAATTGCCCTAGACGACTTTGGTCGGGGCCAAATGGGCATTGGTTTTATCACCCAGTTTCCCCTCACCACCATCAAAATTCATCAAGGATTCATGGCCCAATTACGAGGCACCCCCCAGGAAATGGCCATTCTCCAGTCCATACTTGTATTGAGCCAGGGCTTCCAATATCGTTTGGTGGCCGAGGGAATAGAAACCGAAGCCCAACTCAGCCTGGTCCGGCAACTACAATGCCAAGAAGTACAAGGATTTTTGTTAAGTCGTCCCCTACGGAAACGGGAAATGGGACAATTTTTACAGAAACAATTACACCAAAGCTAA
- a CDS encoding EAL domain-containing protein, with protein sequence MTNLPEFRHIFVIEDQKARRIISLDEPTYSIGRESSNDIVIYDQVVSRHHATLIRIKPTPQNESYSYRILDGDLEGNRSTNGLVINGQDSESHDLQHGDVILFGSQSKASYYIVSTSLEIAMFNPLEAMSLEDLSRQSLGEYTSKSTIINEEEQEASRLAPSSADLVRFSSFAELSPHPIVEIDFNGKIVYLNPPASIKFRDINDQGASHPILEGLLNQAQNVRGNLLLREVKNGDECYEQYVHYLTENQIIRSYLIDITRRQQAENSLAQHTFYDPMTGLPNHAFFEEQLAIALAKVQRDQSRLAILFLNFYNYERMINAFGLGCGEILLKTVAKRLSQWTEKKGLACRWQGKQFAILLKEPGDDQALTETVKEMLAMLEEGIDVAKQKIHLKGKVGIAVYPDGGNDGASLLKNSHTALEQIKEKHFDSFAFFNEKAASKANLFSRLENLLYEALDKHQFYLTYQPILQINTGEITGMEALLRWHHPEIGEISPVNLIPLAEKTDLIVPIGEWILRTACQQNRQWQQAGLPPLPVCINLCLNQFQNPHLIANIQSILEENQLNPHWLTIEVTESIIMENIDYSRRAIEQLATMGVNLSLDDFGVGLGSLSCLQQFKIPAVKIHQSFVRDLEHSPVNEAIVTGIMTLGEKLGIRIISEGVETQQQLEVLQRLQCQEIQGFWFSKPLKVDAATELLSQNTIKADPLA encoded by the coding sequence ATGACTAACCTGCCTGAATTTCGACATATATTTGTGATCGAAGATCAAAAAGCCCGTCGTATTATTTCTTTGGACGAACCCACCTATTCCATCGGACGGGAATCCAGCAATGATATTGTCATTTACGACCAGGTGGTATCCCGCCATCACGCCACCCTGATTCGTATCAAACCCACCCCCCAAAATGAAAGTTATTCCTACCGGATTTTAGATGGGGATTTGGAAGGTAATCGCAGTACCAATGGTCTGGTTATCAATGGTCAGGATAGTGAATCCCACGACCTGCAGCACGGAGATGTGATCCTATTTGGCAGTCAGTCCAAAGCCAGCTACTACATCGTTTCCACTTCCTTGGAAATCGCTATGTTCAACCCCTTGGAGGCCATGTCCTTAGAAGACCTGTCCCGCCAAAGTTTAGGGGAATACACCAGCAAATCTACCATTATTAATGAAGAGGAACAGGAAGCCTCCCGTTTGGCCCCCAGCTCCGCTGACTTGGTGCGTTTTTCTTCTTTTGCTGAGCTTAGTCCCCATCCCATTGTGGAAATTGATTTCAATGGCAAGATCGTTTATTTAAATCCCCCCGCTAGCATTAAGTTTCGGGATATCAATGACCAGGGGGCTAGCCATCCTATCCTGGAAGGTCTCCTTAATCAAGCCCAAAATGTACGGGGCAATTTGCTTTTGCGAGAAGTAAAAAATGGGGATGAATGCTATGAGCAATATGTCCATTATTTAACCGAAAATCAAATTATTCGCAGTTACTTAATTGACATTACCCGGCGGCAACAAGCAGAAAATAGTTTGGCTCAGCATACTTTCTACGACCCCATGACCGGGCTACCTAACCATGCTTTTTTCGAGGAGCAATTGGCGATCGCCTTGGCAAAAGTACAGCGAGATCAGAGTCGGTTAGCTATCCTATTCCTCAATTTTTATAATTACGAACGGATGATCAATGCCTTCGGACTGGGGTGTGGAGAAATTCTTCTCAAAACTGTAGCCAAACGCCTGAGCCAGTGGACGGAGAAAAAAGGCTTGGCCTGTCGGTGGCAGGGAAAACAATTTGCCATTTTGCTCAAGGAACCAGGGGACGATCAAGCCCTCACGGAAACCGTTAAGGAAATGCTGGCCATGCTAGAGGAAGGCATTGACGTGGCCAAACAAAAAATTCACCTCAAGGGTAAGGTGGGTATCGCTGTTTATCCTGATGGGGGGAATGATGGGGCTAGCCTATTGAAAAATTCCCACACCGCCCTAGAGCAGATTAAAGAAAAACACTTTGATTCCTTTGCCTTTTTCAACGAAAAGGCCGCCTCCAAAGCCAACCTGTTTTCTCGCTTGGAAAATCTCCTCTACGAGGCCCTGGACAAACATCAATTCTATCTGACCTACCAACCCATTCTCCAGATCAACACTGGGGAAATTACCGGCATGGAGGCCCTGTTGCGTTGGCACCATCCCGAAATTGGCGAAATTTCTCCGGTTAATCTGATTCCCCTAGCGGAAAAAACTGATTTGATCGTGCCCATCGGTGAATGGATTTTAAGAACTGCCTGTCAACAGAATCGGCAATGGCAACAGGCAGGACTTCCCCCCTTACCGGTGTGTATTAACCTCTGCCTCAACCAATTTCAAAATCCCCACTTGATTGCCAATATCCAAAGTATCCTAGAGGAGAATCAGTTGAATCCCCACTGGTTGACCATTGAGGTGACTGAGAGCATCATTATGGAGAACATCGATTATTCCCGTCGGGCCATCGAACAGTTGGCCACCATGGGAGTTAATCTTTCCCTCGATGATTTTGGTGTTGGCTTGGGTAGTCTATCTTGCTTGCAACAGTTTAAGATTCCCGCCGTCAAGATCCATCAGTCCTTTGTTAGGGATTTGGAGCATAGTCCCGTTAACGAGGCAATCGTTACTGGCATTATGACCCTGGGGGAAAAATTGGGCATCCGCATAATCAGTGAGGGCGTAGAAACCCAACAACAGTTGGAAGTACTACAAAGACTACAATGCCAAGAAATACAAGGTTTTTGGTTCAGTAAGCCCCTCAAAGTTGATGCCGCAACTGAACTTTTGAGTCAAAATACAATTAAGGCTGATCCCCTGGCATAA
- a CDS encoding EAL domain-containing protein, whose protein sequence is MKQHILVLEDANQRRTIILDEQQYSIGRHSGTSIQIHSRQASRHHATLMRKTNSKTNEECFWIIDGDLEGNKSQNGVFVNGEKRLIHELKNGDLINFGCSINASYHITGEGLGESSSQPVEILPQTSPYNEAVSAQIASSYNTREGVDLLAGSNDETFHEQSYLDTATDLPNQTLFLEYLNIALSNARRHHAQVGVLLCQINNWSDLKRKRGDAVANAFLQEAGQKLKANLRNGDIVSRWDKDEFIFLVSKVQDTSSLLGIAQRLMKPVLTPVTAGGRPFQPEITYGVALYPLDGEQVNDLIGHIRENLQQLLLQPTNPGLGEADDHIETAVDVRVDAPQPVPELSDSDQKRLAIVEKRLLRALEQHELELYYQPQINWRKKSIEAMEAFIRWQHPQKGLLPPGQFLPWSDQTEFMVPLTRWILETACQQNVLWQQQLQTPFLVSVNISEKQFYHPLLKNMVMEAIAMAKMETHYLELEIQESTVMKDFGLAQQIITNLHNYGVGFSLDDFGTDYMSLRCLQDLPFQKLKIDKSLTAQLLEQPDNVPNLTMMETLISLGKTFNLKVVAEGVEQEEQINILDSLNCFFLQGYCFTEPLNILAANSFLHKYIADN, encoded by the coding sequence ATGAAGCAACACATACTAGTTCTAGAAGATGCCAATCAAAGAAGAACAATAATCTTAGACGAGCAACAATACTCCATTGGTCGCCATTCTGGTACTAGCATCCAGATCCACTCCCGGCAGGCTTCCCGGCACCATGCCACCCTGATGCGGAAGACCAATAGTAAAACCAACGAAGAGTGTTTTTGGATTATTGATGGGGATCTAGAGGGGAATAAAAGTCAAAACGGCGTCTTTGTGAACGGAGAAAAACGCCTCATCCATGAGTTAAAAAATGGCGACCTAATTAATTTCGGCTGTAGTATCAATGCCAGTTACCACATTACTGGAGAGGGGCTTGGTGAGTCTTCCTCCCAGCCAGTGGAAATATTGCCCCAGACTTCTCCCTATAATGAGGCGGTTTCTGCCCAGATTGCTTCCAGCTATAACACGAGGGAAGGGGTTGATTTGTTGGCCGGCTCCAATGATGAAACGTTCCATGAGCAATCCTACCTGGATACGGCAACGGATTTGCCCAACCAGACCCTGTTTTTAGAGTACTTAAATATTGCTCTCTCCAATGCCCGCCGCCACCATGCCCAGGTGGGAGTCTTGCTCTGCCAGATTAATAATTGGTCTGACCTCAAGCGCAAACGGGGAGATGCGGTAGCCAATGCTTTTCTCCAGGAAGCAGGGCAAAAACTGAAAGCAAATCTACGCAATGGAGATATTGTTTCCCGTTGGGATAAGGATGAGTTTATTTTCCTGGTGTCCAAGGTGCAGGATACTAGCAGTCTGTTGGGAATTGCCCAACGCCTGATGAAGCCAGTTTTAACTCCGGTGACGGCAGGGGGAAGACCGTTCCAGCCAGAAATTACCTACGGGGTAGCCCTCTATCCGCTGGATGGGGAGCAAGTGAATGACTTGATTGGCCACATCAGGGAAAATCTACAGCAGTTGTTACTCCAACCCACTAACCCTGGGCTAGGGGAAGCGGATGACCATATCGAAACGGCAGTGGATGTGCGCGTCGATGCCCCCCAGCCGGTGCCAGAACTTTCTGACTCTGATCAGAAACGCTTGGCGATCGTGGAAAAGCGTTTACTGCGGGCCCTAGAACAACATGAGTTGGAATTGTACTATCAGCCCCAGATTAATTGGCGTAAAAAGAGCATTGAAGCCATGGAGGCGTTTATCCGTTGGCAACATCCCCAAAAGGGCTTACTACCCCCGGGACAGTTTTTGCCCTGGAGTGACCAAACCGAATTTATGGTGCCCCTCACCCGGTGGATTTTAGAAACGGCCTGCCAACAAAATGTGCTGTGGCAACAGCAATTGCAAACTCCCTTTTTGGTTTCCGTTAATATTTCTGAAAAGCAGTTTTACCATCCTTTGCTCAAAAATATGGTCATGGAGGCGATCGCCATGGCTAAGATGGAGACCCATTATTTAGAGTTAGAAATTCAAGAATCCACTGTGATGAAGGATTTTGGCCTGGCACAACAAATTATTACTAACTTACACAACTATGGAGTGGGCTTTTCCCTTGATGATTTTGGCACCGATTATATGTCCCTGCGTTGTCTCCAGGATTTGCCCTTCCAAAAGCTGAAAATTGACAAATCCCTCACGGCACAGTTGCTGGAACAACCAGATAATGTTCCAAATCTGACCATGATGGAAACTCTGATCAGTCTTGGTAAAACCTTCAATTTGAAGGTGGTGGCCGAGGGGGTCGAACAGGAGGAACAAATTAATATTTTAGATAGCCTTAATTGCTTTTTCCTGCAGGGCTACTGTTTCACTGAACCATTAAATATTTTGGCCGCCAATAGCTTTTTACACAAATACATTGCAGATAATTAG